From a region of the Besnoitia besnoiti strain Bb-Ger1 chromosome I, whole genome shotgun sequence genome:
- a CDS encoding putative ribosomal rna assembly protein mis3 (encoded by transcript BESB_001970), producing MKDSKKGGAASAAEKRGGTEPSRASEKETPESAAPKREGKKGKYRKEKPWDTDDIDHWKIEEFKPEHNPGGMLEESSFACLFPQYREKYLKEVWPEVKRALGQHFIKAELDLVEGSMTVRTTKRTYDPYIIIKARDMIKLLARSVPIAQARKILDDGMFCDIIKIGGIVRNKEKFVKRRQRLVGPNGSTLKAIELLTKCYVLVQGQTVSVMGSPKGIKVCQRLVEDCMKNIHPVYHIKELMIKRELEKDPALATENWERFLPQFKKRNVQRKAKKAAIKKKSKSLFPPEQTPRKEDLLMESGEYFVTEEQKQMKKAKETLEKREVRAAERKRERQKAFEPTEENSIKVRHTKCSGGLCSYFLSRRPLARGSTELRLHRT from the exons ATGAAGGACTCCAAGAAGGGGGGggctgcgtccgccgcggagaagcggggggggacggagccgagcagagcgagcgagaaggagacgcctgagagcgcggcgccgaagcgcgagggGAAGAAGGGGAAATACAGGAAAGAAAAGCCATGGGACACAGATGACATCGATCACTGGAAGATTGAAGAGTTCAAGCCG GAGCACAACCCTGGAGGCATGCTCGAGGAAAGCAGCTTCGCCTGCCTGTTTCCGCAGTACCGCGAGAAGTACTTGAAGGAAGTCTGGCCTGAGGTGAAGCGCGCACTCGGTCAGCACTTCATCAAGGCGGAGCTCGACCTCGTGGAGGGCTCCATGACCGTGCGGACTACGAAGAGGACATACGACCCCTACATTATCATCAAG GCCCGAGACATGATCAAGCTCCTGGCGCGCAGCGTTCCCattgcgcaggcgcggaaaaTCCTTGACG ACGGCATGTTCTGCGACATCATCAAGATTGGAGGCATAGTTCGGAACAAG GAGAAGTTcgtgaagaggaggcagcggcttGTGGGTCCGAACGGATCGACTCTCAAGGCGATTGAGCTGCTCACCAAGTGCTACGTCCTTGTCCAGGGACAGACTGTCTCCGTCATGGGCTCGCCAAAGGGCATCAAAGTG TGCCAGCGCTTGGTGGAGGACTGCATGAAGAACATCCACCCGGTGTACCACATCAAGGAGTTGATGATCAAGCGCGAGCTGGAGAAAGATcccgcgctggcgacg GAGAACTGGGAGAGGTTCCTTCCGCAGTTCAAAAAACGCAATgtgcagaggaaggcgaagaaggccgcgatcaagaagaagagcaagagCCTCTTCCCGCCTGAGCAGACGCCTAGAAAGGAGGATCTGCTCATGGAGTCTGGAGAGTACTTCGTCACGGAGGAGCAGAAACAG atgaagaaggcgaaagagACGCTCGAGAAGCGCGAAGTGCGGGCGGCtgagagaaaacgcgagaggcaAAAGGCCTTCGAGCCGACTGAGGAAAATTCCATCAAAGTGAGACACACGAAGTGCAGCGGGGGGTTGTGTTCGTATTTTCTCTCCCGGCGCCCACTCGCTCGAGGCAGTACAGAGTTGCGCCTACACCGTACTTAA
- a CDS encoding hypothetical protein (encoded by transcript BESB_011430) — MVRRFFFGSNSAQVASDGESPSPGNLSTTESTGSTSSAPISPPRMPPSRQPSLEESRRLLFPQALPDDIQEPLMQAFGALRFVSEGGDSSHPVVDGRTAPSSRRMAPQLGIRSDEPLLSCSRSAPAEAPTVSAQTQSRRSSLTSVHCRERSPVDDRLRDWPWLPSSKHRATHLDRLEGPTSESFGESRDSHRRCSTDSDRECVEDISFSGSRKRLRARPRQAFRGDAAPKEGLRDEKDAGSKNRAAGCTDRTSGVCSPADACLPGARSRRVGGFIGFLLSVLRPSEPSPPPPAALPAAGEDRDRAGSAPSSQALFPFHGSGSSSSCPAPDRPPFMSCLHGGSPAGAFEAPEEARSGVGFGSQTESPVSPEHSARPFFPRSPQLTTAFADARFPVAGAWPRRAFTHPGGGVSFAGPVKTLAHADPQPCAPHHSLSPWPSAVSVYTRTAQLADAGQRVLRLLWSGCWVGAFLWLLLHLVFSLYRDIQQGEEQRQLRTAAEAAFCRQQHRENGCDTLDPLPPYLQQPCSEWKNCLMRQPQHHGERTKIVAAVVGDVLNAFFQRLEWRTIACLGLLLIALIYATSWLTQPTAPPLIPPSADAGDARRGQQHSQPAASYSLLAPPALPAPPHEPEMLQAWRARPEVDERLAAQHGSLLKAGRLSGGDSGAEAPRNVPCGGASACFPGEEMRDSEWRLLSGWDQPRQKREETEPLH; from the exons ATGGTTCGACGCTTCTTTTTCGGCAGCAATTCGGCTCAGGTTGCAAGTGATGGcgagtctccttcgccggGGAACTTGTCTACAACAGAGAGCACAGGGAGCACATCGTCAGCCCCGatctcgcctccgcgaatGCCTCCTTCACGGCAGCCTTCTTTGGAAGAGAGCCGCCGACTCCTCTTCCCGCAAGCGCTGCCTGATGACATCCAGGAGCCGCTTATGCAGGCATTTGGAGCTCTTCGCTTTGTGTCAGAAGGTGGTGACTCTTCTCATCCCGTCGTCGATGGAAGAACAGCACCGTCCTCACGCAGAATGGCACCGCAGCTCGGCATCCGAAGCGACGAGCCGCTCTTATCGTGTTCTCGCAGCGCTCCTGCTGAAGCACCTACAGTCTCCGCACAGACGCAGTCAAGGCGGTCGTCTCTCACTTCCGTACACTGCCGAGAGCGTTCTCCTGTGGATGATCGCTTGCGGGACTGGCCGTGGCTCCCGAGTAGTAAGCACCGCGCGACTCACCTAGACCGTCTAGAAGGACCGACCTCGGAGAGCTTTGGGGAGTCAAGGGACAGCCATCGCCGTTGCTCTACAGACAGCGACCGCGAGTGCGTCGAGGATATCTCCTTCTCTGGCTCCCGGAAACGACTTCGCGCTCGACCGCGTCAGGCTttccgcggagacgcggctcCGAAGGAGGGTTTGCGCgacgaaaaagacgcaggGAGTAAAAACAGAGCGGCTGGCTGCACGGACCGCACTAGTGGCGtctgctcgcctgcggaTGCGTGCCTCCCTGGAGCTAGGTCTAGGCGAGTGGGTGGATTCATcggctttcttctttccgtCCTCCGGCCTTCAGAGccctccccgccgcctcctgcggcgctgcctgccgccggTGAAGATCGCGACCGTGCTGGCTCGGCTCCCTCGTCGCAGGCACTGTTCCCTTTTCATGGATCAGGCAGTTCGTCGTCGTGCCCCGCGCCGGACCGGCCTCCGTTCATGTCTTGTCTCCACGGGggctcgcccgccggcgctttCGAGGCccccgaagaggcgcgcTCCGGCGTCGGCTTCGGCAGTCAGACTGAGTCCCCTGTCTCGCCAGAGCATTCTGCTCGCCCTTTCTTTCCGCGGAGCCCGCAGCTGACCACTGccttcgcggacgcgcgctttccagtcgcgggcgcgtggccgcggcgagccttCACGCACCCCGGTGGCGGGGTCAGCTTCGCAGGTCCTGTGAAAActctcgcgcacgcggatccgcagccctgcgcgccgcaccaCTCTCTGTCACCGTGGCCTTCAGCTGTGAGCGTCTACACACGGACTGCGCAGCTGGCTGACGCGGGGCAGCGCGTGCTGCGGCTTTTATGGAGCGGCTGCTGGGTCGGAGCTTTCCTGTGGCTTCTGCTTCACCTGGTTTTCTCGCTCTACCGGGACATCCAGCAGGGCGAAGAACAGAGACAACTGCGCACagctgccgaggcggcgTTCTGTCGCCAACAACACCGCGAGAACGGCTGCGACACACTCGATCCGCTTCCGCCCTACCTCCAGCAACCCTGCAGCGAGTGGAAAAACTGTCTCATGCGCCAGCCTCAGCACCATGGAGAACGAACGAAAATTGTGGCTGCCGTCGTGGGCGACGTCCTCAATGCCTTcttccagcgcctcgagTG GCGCACCATTGCGTGCCTGGGCCTTCTCCTGATCGCCCTGATCTATGCAACGAGCTGGCTGACGCAGCCgaccgcgcctccgctgatTCCTCCCTCCGCTGACGCAGGGGAtgcgcgcagaggccagcAGCACAGCCAGCCAGCCGCTTCTTATTCGCTGCTCGCCCCTCCGGCCCTTCCCGCCCCTCCGCACGAGCCGGAGATGCTTCAAGCGTGGCGGGCGAGACCCGAGGTCGACGAGAGGCTGGCTGCCCAGCATGGCTCACTTTTGAAGGCGGGGCGCCTCTCAGGCGGAGACTCCggtgcagaggcgcctcgcaacgtgccctgcggcggcgcaagcgCGTGCTTTCCAGGGGAAGAGATGCGAGACAGCGAATGGCGTCTGCTGTCAGGCTGGGATCAGCCGCGGCAGAaacgcgaggagaccgagCCCCTGCATTAA